TCCAACTAAAGCTTCAGTTTTCCTGAATGTAGCTACTGGTCTATCTTCTGAATCCATGTAGATCAATACCTCTACTTCATCTCCTTCCTTAAGATTTCTTCCTTCTAATTCATTATTTGGAAGAAGTATGTTATCTTTGTCATCATCTGTTCCTCCATGTAAATATGCACCTACACTTGCGAAATTGTTGATAACCATTTTCTGTCTTTTTCCTATTTTTATCATAAATTCTATCTCTCCTTAAACAATACTATTCTGTATTATATCTTTAATTTTAAATAATTACAAGAATAATCTTTCTATTTCATCTTTTAATTTTTCTTTTTTTTCTGTATTTTTTTCTTTTGGATAAGGATTTTCAAATATTTTTTTTATTTTTGTAGGTTTATTGCTAAATACCACTATTTTTTCACCTAAAGAAACTGCTGACTCTATGTCGTGAGTTATAAAAATTACAGTTTTATTTTCCATATTTTGAAGTTTTATAAAATATTCTATTATTTCATTTTTTATTTTTATATCTAAAAATTCAAATGGTTCATCCATAAAAAGATAACTTGAAGGAAAAGAGAAAGCTCTTGCTATTCCCACTCTTCTTTTCATTCCTCCACTAAGTACATCTGGATACTCATTTTCTATTCCTTCTAATCCTACCA
The Fusobacterium sp. DNA segment above includes these coding regions:
- a CDS encoding ABC transporter ATP-binding protein, which encodes MRLINIVKSYGDKKVLDGITLDIEEGKITAILGESGSGKSTLLNIIAGKIKDYKGKVIFEAENEKGISYIFQEDTLIPWKTVYGNLEFVLNKKIPVDKIELRIKKYLKMVGLEGIENEYPDVLSGGMKRRVGIARAFSFPSSYLFMDEPFEFLDIKIKNEIIEYFIKLQNMENKTVIFITHDIESAVSLGEKIVVFSNKPTKIKKIFENPYPKEKNTEKKEKLKDEIERLFL